The DNA region TTGTGCCTTTCTATATCCAGGGCCTGTGGGGGAGCCGTTATAGCCACGCCAACGAATGCGTGAACCGTCCTCAGGCATTTAACCGAACCGTAAGTGTGGGTTTCTCCAAGCCGGTTCCTCACCAAACTTCCGAAGAGCAGATTCGCGCGGATATCCAGCTGTTGAGCGCCGATGTCTGGAACATGGCCATGAGCTATTCCAAGACTATTGTGCCCCTCTGGTTCAGGGCTATGCGCAAGCGTCGCAATCGACCCATCCTGATCGATCCTGCAGGTAAGCATGTTTCCGGTCATGGCATGATCCGTCTTTGCCATCAGTTCGGCAACCGTATTCGTGCAGTGGCCAGGAGCGACAAGCGTGTGGGCTTCATGCTTCCCACCAGCCGCGATGCCGCCCTAGGTATCTTGTCTATCTTGGGAACGGGCAAGACTTCCGTCAATTTGAACTACACCGCTCCGGTGGATACGGTTCTTGGCTGCATCGACAAGTCTGAAGTTACTACGGTGGTGACCACCCGCGCCTTCTTTGACAAGCTGTGCGGTAAGAACGCCGCCTTCGCCGAAGTGGCAGACGTCTGCAAGATGATTTATCTGGACGAGGAAGAAGCCAAGATTGGTCTGATTTCCCGTCTGCTGGAAAGCGCCATGGTGAAGGTGGTTCCGGGTAGGCTTCTGCAGTTCATGTGGTTCAATTCCGCAAAGCTGGACGATGACGCCATCATCCTGTTTAGCTCCGGTTCTGAAGGCACCCCGAAGGGTGTGGAACTGACCCACTTCAACATTATTGCCAATGCCCAGCAGTGCGACTACATCGTGAAGCTACACCGCGGGGATGTGATGACGGCGCTACTTCCGCTGTTCCATTCCTTCGGGTTTACCATGACCTTCATGATGTCCTTGCTGGATGCAGTCCCCATGGTGCTGTGTCCCGACCCGACGGACATCAAGACTCTGGCCCGCGTCTGCGCTCAGTACAAGACGACTATCCTCATGGGTACGCCGACCTTCCTGCGCGCTATCGCTATCAACCGTTGGGTCCACCCCATGTGTCTGGATTCCATCCGCATGATTGTGGCGGGTGCAGAAAAGCTCCGTCCCGAAATGCGCGATGCCTTCAAGCTGAAGTTCGGTAAGGATATTTACGAAGCTTACGGTTGTACGGAACTGTCCCCGCTGGCAACCCTCAATGCACCCAACGTGCTGCTAGATGACTTCCTGACCATGTGCAAGTGCAGCGATACTTCTAGTATCGGCCAGATCATTCCTGGTTCCGTCGGGGCCATTATCGATCCCGATACCAACGAGTTCCTGGATTCCGCTAGTGAAGGCATGCTTGCAGTCTCTGGCCCGCAGGTGATGCGTGGTTACTTGAAGGATCCCGAAAAGACTGCTATGGGCGTCTTCGAGAAGGATGGTCGCCGCTGGTATAAGACCGGCGACAAGTGCACCATTACCGCTGATGGCTTCGTCCAGATTCTCGGTCGTTACAGTCGCTTTGCAAAGCTTGGCGGCGAAATGATTTCTCTTACCGCAGTGGAACTTCGTCTGGCTGAAACGGGCCTTCTGGAAGGTATGGAATTTGCCGTGGTCGCCGTTCCCGATTCCGTCAAGGGCGAACGTATTGTGCTCATGGTGGTGGGCGACTTTGATGTGGAAGATCTGTCCCGCAAGATTCGTAAGTCCGGTATCCCGCCCCTCATGATTCCTGGCTCTCTCTTCCAGGTGCCCTCTATTCCCAAGTTGGGAAGCGGCAAGTGGGACTTCCCCAACATGAAGAAGCTGGCCATGGAACTGGTGGAAAGAGCCGGCGTGAAGTAAATCGCATGTCATCTCGAGCGAAGTGTAGCGCAGTCGAGAGATCTAGCACAAAAAAAACGGCTGCGTGATGAACGCAGCCGTTTTTTGCATTAAAGTCCCGAACTTTCCGAGGATTTTTAGTCCTTATGCCAGAAGTCTGTAGGTTGCTTTACGCCACATTCCTCGGCAATGTAGACTGGCTCCTTTCCTTTCTTCTTCTGGTCCGTATAATTCTTGAGGGCCTTGAATGCGATGGGAGAGAGAATCAGAATAACCGGGATGTTCACGATGACCATCAGGGCCTGGCATAGGTCTGCTGCGTCCCAGGCGAAGGCTGCACTGGAAATAGCTCCTGCAAATACGATGATGGTTGCAATCACGCGGAATAGGGTAATGGATTTCTTGCCGGGGCGGCGATTCATGATAAAGCGGAGGCAGCCCTCGGTGTAGTAGTAGTTGCCAATGAGGGTAGTGAATCCGAACAACATGATGGAGAACGTGATGAACACGGCGCCGCCATCGCCCATGACTGCCTTTAGGGATTCCTGTACGTAAAGGATTCCGGAAAGTTCTGCAGTAGGTGTAACCCCGCAGGAAAGGCACATGAGGGCCGTGGCAGAACAGATAATGAGCGTATCCAGGAATACGGAGAAGGATTGCATCAGGCCCTGCTTTACCGGGTGGGAAACGCTGGCACTGGCGCTGGCGTTGGGGGCGGAACCCATGCCCGCTTCGTTGGAATAAAGACCGCGCTTGATGCCATACATAATGCAGCTTCCTGCAATGCCGCCTGCGCCTGCGTCAAAGCTGAAGGCGTCCTCGAAGATCATCACAAACATTGCGGGTACGTTGGTGATGTTGTAGAGGATTATGCCGATGGCCACGAGCACGTAGATAACGCCCATGGTGGGCACCATATAGCTTGTAATGCTAGTGAGTTTCTTGGCACCGCCGAATACACAAATGCCAAAGAGGGCTGCCATTACAATGCCCACGATAACGGGGGTAGAGGATTCACTATAGAAACTGTAGTTGGTCAGGGAAGTCTGGATGTTGT from Fibrobacter sp. UWEL includes:
- a CDS encoding MFS transporter, with amino-acid sequence MRLWKNSGIIPFLLAAFCTSFVQMGLFIVFQRWLSFSFVGPSFFWRSMLLQFALFVPCIFMMPATSYFTSRFRKSRVMAWSSVGMAVSLIPISILFGLDIGWVAFGLVLLFGIFYAIFTPAKLAIIREIVGEEHLASANAWQMVFSVLGIASVSCLTVGYLPEMTSAEAAVVQEINLPKAAFSFSLLPYVFLGVSVLSAVLCFFIRVGSAQADSKFRSPKRIFTATWSIPLVRLSILGLSIFWAISQLFLMLSQDLTGEHLVSLFQGSLILTAVGYIVGSLAAARASRNFYETGMIPFAVVAAAIISFALPFVENKIILSVMYAILGFVAGTLFVLLRTIIQHYAKPEASGRVHSVSSMIQMSVMFVFLGAQCLLLAFTDLDLQQLFPIVGVILTICFWLTLRKTPMALLRAGLRFAFAFVFRYRVNVMGVQNIPETGPVLLIGPHFSYIDWAVLQIASPRPLRIASNRNTFADWYQRWLFHGKFLIPINRRDPKPAMEEINKALKNGEVVVIFPEGEVSKSPFISKFSLNYHDAVADTEAQIVPFYIQGLWGSRYSHANECVNRPQAFNRTVSVGFSKPVPHQTSEEQIRADIQLLSADVWNMAMSYSKTIVPLWFRAMRKRRNRPILIDPAGKHVSGHGMIRLCHQFGNRIRAVARSDKRVGFMLPTSRDAALGILSILGTGKTSVNLNYTAPVDTVLGCIDKSEVTTVVTTRAFFDKLCGKNAAFAEVADVCKMIYLDEEEAKIGLISRLLESAMVKVVPGRLLQFMWFNSAKLDDDAIILFSSGSEGTPKGVELTHFNIIANAQQCDYIVKLHRGDVMTALLPLFHSFGFTMTFMMSLLDAVPMVLCPDPTDIKTLARVCAQYKTTILMGTPTFLRAIAINRWVHPMCLDSIRMIVAGAEKLRPEMRDAFKLKFGKDIYEAYGCTELSPLATLNAPNVLLDDFLTMCKCSDTSSIGQIIPGSVGAIIDPDTNEFLDSASEGMLAVSGPQVMRGYLKDPEKTAMGVFEKDGRRWYKTGDKCTITADGFVQILGRYSRFAKLGGEMISLTAVELRLAETGLLEGMEFAVVAVPDSVKGERIVLMVVGDFDVEDLSRKIRKSGIPPLMIPGSLFQVPSIPKLGSGKWDFPNMKKLAMELVERAGVK
- a CDS encoding sodium:alanine symporter family protein; amino-acid sequence: MFEFIHSIVTTLNDFLYQPFIVPLFLLAAGIYLSVRMGFPQLRLFVETLRVAREKPLQESGISSFGALMVSTASRVGTGNIIGVSSAICLGGPGAIFWMWLIAILGAASAFVESTLAQIYKREDLVTGHSYGGPSYYIQTALGQRWLGIIFSCFVLLTYVVGYNLLASYNIQTSLTNYSFYSESSTPVIVGIVMAALFGICVFGGAKKLTSITSYMVPTMGVIYVLVAIGIILYNITNVPAMFVMIFEDAFSFDAGAGGIAGSCIMYGIKRGLYSNEAGMGSAPNASASASVSHPVKQGLMQSFSVFLDTLIICSATALMCLSCGVTPTAELSGILYVQESLKAVMGDGGAVFITFSIMLFGFTTLIGNYYYTEGCLRFIMNRRPGKKSITLFRVIATIIVFAGAISSAAFAWDAADLCQALMVIVNIPVILILSPIAFKALKNYTDQKKKGKEPVYIAEECGVKQPTDFWHKD